The following proteins come from a genomic window of Actinomycetota bacterium:
- a CDS encoding AtpZ/AtpI family protein has product MPDNQKKKTKAKPNGGRGGNPLGWEWIASYLVGGVALGTISGLGLDYLLHTTPLFLIVGVFAGFAAGLYGIYKSL; this is encoded by the coding sequence TTGCCTGACAATCAGAAGAAGAAGACGAAGGCAAAACCGAATGGTGGTCGAGGGGGGAACCCCCTGGGCTGGGAATGGATCGCCTCATACCTGGTCGGAGGGGTAGCACTCGGCACCATCAGCGGGCTGGGTCTGGACTACCTACTCCACACCACACCGCTCTTCCTCATCGTAGGAGTGTTCGCGGGCTTTGCTGCCGGCCTGTACGGCATCTACAAGAGCCTGTGA